From a region of the Procambarus clarkii isolate CNS0578487 chromosome 18, FALCON_Pclarkii_2.0, whole genome shotgun sequence genome:
- the LOC138365843 gene encoding proteoglycan 4-like, giving the protein MQKLNVVVPRTTREVKPRTTGEVVPRTTGEVVPRTTGEVVPRTTKEVVPRTTEEVVPRTTGEVVPRTTGEVVPRTTGEVVPRTTGEVVPRTTGEVVPRTTKEVVPRTTGEVVPRTTGEVVPRTTKEVVPRTTGEVVPRTTKEVVPRTTGEVMPRTTGEVVPRTTGEVVPRTTGEVVPRTTGEVVPRTTGEVVPRTTGEVVPRTTGRSCHAQRGGRATHNGGGGSCHAQRGGRATHNGGGGSCHAQRGVVPRTTKGSCHAQRGVVPRTTGRSCHAQRRSCHAQRGNRATHNGEVVPRTTGRSCHAQRGGRATHNGEVVPRTTGRSCHAQRGGRATHNGEVVSRTTCQI; this is encoded by the exons ATGCAGAAGCTGAAcgtggtcgtgccacgcacaacgaggGAGGTCaagccacgcacaacgggggaggtcgtgccacgcacaacgggggaggtcgtgccacgcacaacgggggaggtcgtgccacgcacaacgaaggaggtcgtgccacgcacaacggaggaggtcgtgccacgcacaacgggggaggtcgtgccacgcacaacgggggaggtcgtgccacgcacaacgggggaggtcgtgccacgcacaacgggggaggtcgtgccacgcacaacgggggaggtcgtgccacgcacaacgaaggaggtcgtgccacgcacaacgggggaggtcgtgccacgcacaacgggggaggtcgtgccacgcacaacgaaggaggtcgtgccacgcacaacgggggaggtcgtgccacgcacaacgaaggaggtcgtgccacgcacaacgggggaggtcatgccacgcacaacgggggaggtcgtgccacgcacaacgggggaggtcgtgccacgcacaacgggggaggtcgtgccacgcacaacgggggaggtcgtgccacgcacaacgggggaggtcgtgccacgcacaacgggggaggtcgtgccacgcacaacggggaggtcgtgccacgcacaacggggaggtcgtgccacgcacaacggggggggggggtcgtgccacgcacaacgggggggtcgtgccacgcacaatggggggggggggtcgtgccacgcacaacggggggtCGTGCCACGTACAACGAaggggtcgtgccacgcacaacggggggtcgtgccacgcacaacggggaggtcgtgccacgcacaacggaggtcgtgccacgcacaacggggaaaTCGTGCCACGCATaacggggaggtcgtgccacgcacaacggggaggtcgtgccacgcacaacggggaggtcgtgccacgcacaacggggag gtcgtgccacgcacaacggggaggtcgtgccacgcacaacggggaggtcgtgccacACACAACGGGGAGGTCGTGTCACGCACAACGTGCCAAATATAA